In Colletotrichum lupini chromosome 6, complete sequence, a single window of DNA contains:
- a CDS encoding pisatin demethylase — translation MVEHGRWKCLGRNVAVMELQKVFIELLRRYDLVLCEPTKPWKSLNYGMFLQSQFWIKAYAIREYMAARNVCTAARFQSSNEMMSASIIVYARLARLEQIVGVVLTFPTKWPDMPSDGTTAPVELHQLRVR, via the exons ATGGTTGAGCATGGGAGATGGAAATGTCTGGGGAGGAACGTGGCGGTGATGGAACTGCAGAAGGTCTTCATCGAG TTGCTGCGAAGGTATGACCTGGTCCTGTGTGAACCGACGAAGCCGTGGAAGTCATTGAATTACGGGATGTTCCTGCAGTCTCAGTTCTGGATCAAGGCATATGCCATAAGAGAATAC ATGGCGGCAAGGAATGTTTGCACTGCCGCTCGTTTCCAATCTAGCAATGAAATGATGTCTGCGTCAAT CATTGTCTATGCACGGTTGGCCAGGCTTGAACAGATCGTAGGAGTCGTCCTGACATTCCCTACCAAATGGCCTGATATGCCGAGCGACGGAACAACTGCGCCGGTCGAGCTTCATCAACTGAGGGTCAGATAG
- a CDS encoding fungal specific transcription factor, which yields MDADPGTASTLHEAMDQAHDDNEENEDDEIPLSKISVKSPHAFQGQARGVLTFLIKCDRCRRRKVRCDRRHPCAYCLRIDAPCTYPERQRPKERRQRVFISEVYERKIDFIAKKLEELGHALGDADSRSQPQNSSTKPYRSSSSVSPASAHNSTAGNLTVPSPASGDNGKILTPKLEYEGESSLSAQAAFADRFLRDAVSNKPSVDITGEMASVLDTMSRTIGNQKREQEPEYLYPHARTLEPGKGLRDLPMPPVQSAFACLRLAKEHRRVKFFWNHEANSVSAFTDYFLKVYSPGYAAHADLIIVNAGLYWLFLECKNVTTDPDEKADYTEQATMCRANLETVLSSLPFHLPSTMDTTCAMTLAATYCLDVCKPSAAWNFIATASHMSQTLGMHSIVTMINDDPEVKREKLKLFWLIYVHEKGLSLRLGRSSTIRDNDITVPPMAINPRSEQAIFGQLQKWTELARLQGMVYDQIYSPAALIQPQSVRVAKARRLASELGAHTTKVSPEDKRYIQAMKVAVGELFYEAFVSTQRLTHLSLFCLIYRAIPAEQGEGTIFGKECIATARQALEEHQKCMAIIHNLDEDFLETYVNWALLQSPFVPFTVLFCHVIETCNEADLQRLGGLIGSLQSLLADDFSTGVKKEIRLFQVLYDVACSYIKMKTNESPQTLDPSADVWATAAATSLMTPSSVHQNAALTGQGLGTQDGPQTEFPSTEESQVCLDAAFDGQNIGSSWMSGGSFTMPGDLGMEVDQQGTQLGNWLYMNNQMIRALEDSYF from the exons ATGGACGCAGACCCCGGGACCGCGAGCACCTTGCACGAAGCCATGGATCAGGCCCATGATGACAACGAAGAAAATGAAGATGATGAGATTCCACTGTCTAAAATATCCGTAAAATCTCCACACGCCTTCCAAGGTCAGGCTCGTGGTGTGCTGACTTTCCTGATCAAGTGTGATCGATGTCGCCGTCGCAAAGTGCGATGCGATCGCCGACATCCGTGTGCCTATTGTCTTCGCATAGACGCACCGTGTACGTATCCCGAGAGGCAAAGGCCCAAAGAACGACGACAAAGAGTCTTCATTTCGGAAGTCTA TGAAAGAAAGATTGACTTCATAGCAAAGAAGCTCGAGGAACTCGGCCATGCTCTGGGAGATGCAGACAGCCGGTCTCAGCCACAAAACTCATCCACAAAACCCTATCGCTCATCGTCATCTGTGAGCCCTGCATCTGCTCACAACAGCACGGCAGGAAATCTGACTGTACCTTCACCAGCTAGCGGCGACAATGGCAAAATCTTGACACCAAAACTTGAATACGAGGGGGAATCATCACTGTCAGCCCAGGCTGCCTTCGCGGACAGGTTTCTCCGAGATGCCGTCAGCAACAAGCCGTCGGTTGATATCACTGGAGAGATGGCTTCGGTCCTGGACACTATGAGTCGCACCATCGGAAACCAAAAGAGGGAGCAAGAGCCCGAATACCTCTATCCCCATGCCAGAACCCTCGAGCCGGGCAAGGGTCTCCGCGATCTTCCTATGCCCCCTGTGCAATCCGCATTCGCTTGTCTTAGACTGGCCAAAG AGCATCGTCGTGTAAAGTTCTTCTGGAACCATGAAGCGAATTCAGTGTCTGCCTTCACAGATTACTTTCTCAAGGTGTATTCTCCTGGATATGCAGCCCATGCAGATCTTATAATTGTCAACGCAGGCCTTTATTGGCTCTTCCTGGAGTGCAAGAATGTCACAACAGATCCAGACGAGAAAGCAGACTACACTGAGCAAGCCACCATGTGTCGAGCCAATCTCGAGACTGTCCTTTCGAGTCTGCCATTCCACCTACCCTCGACCATGGACACTACCTGTGCGATGACATTGGCT GCAACGTACTGCCTCGATGTCTGCAAACCCTCTGCGGCATGGAATTTCATAGCCACAGCCAGCCACATGAGCCAGACCCTCGGCATGCATAGTATCGTCACTATGATCAATGACGATCCTGAAGTTAAGAGGGAGAAACTCAAGTTGTTCTGGTTGATATATGTCCATGAGAAGGGGCTCTCTCTCCGGCTTGGTCGATCCTCGACCATACGCGACAATGACATCACCGTCCCGCCCATGGCCATTAATCCAAGGTCCGAGCAGGCTATCTTTGGCCAGTTACAGAAGTGGACGGAGCTAGCCCGACTACAGGGCATGGTGTATGATCAGATCTACAGTCCCGCTGCCTTAATTCAACCTCAGTCAGTCAGGGTGGCCAAAGCAAGACGTCTGGCTTCTGAGTTAGGGGCGCATACGACCAAGGTTTCTCCAGAAGAT AAACGGTATATTCAAGCAATGAAAGTTGCCGTCGGGGAGTTGTTTTACGAAGCTTTCGTTAGCACTCAAAGATTGACTCACTTATCGCTCTTCTGTCTTATATACCGCGCTATCCCAGCAGAGCAAGGTGAGGGCACCATCTTCGGAAAGGAGTGCATTGCGACCGCCCGCCAAGCCCTCGAAGAACACCAAAAGTGCATGGCGATCATACATAACCTAGACGAAGACTTTCTTGAGACTTACGTGAATTG GGCTCTCTTGCAATCTCCATTCGTGCCGTTCACAGTTCTCTTCTGCCATGTAATCGAGACGTGCAACGAAGCAGATCTCCAACGTCTAGGCGGGCTCATTGGCTCTCTTCAGTCGTTATTAGCCGACGACTTCTCCACAGGTGTCAAAAAGGAGATTCGCCTCTTTCAGGTTTTGTACGACGTTGCCTGCAGCTATATCAAGATGAAGACAAACGAGTCGCCTCAGACACTTGACCCTAGTGCCGACGTCTGGGCGACTGCTGCTGCAACATCACTGATGACGCCGTCCTCCGTCCACCAAAATGCAGCACTGACAGGTCAGGGATTGGGCACGCAAGATGGACCTCAAACGGAGTTTCCTTCCACGGAAGAGTCTCAGGTTTGCTTGGACGCCGCATTCGATGGGCAAAACATAGGAAGTAGCTGGATGTCCGGGGGGTCGTTCACGATGCCCGGAGATCTTGGCATGGAGGTCGACCAACAGGGAACGCAGCTGGGAAACTGGCTTTACATGAACAATCAAATGATCAGGGCATTGGAAGACAGCTATTTCTGA
- a CDS encoding ATP-binding cassette sub-family B member 5 produces the protein MAALDSGLETKILQINAEAGTYAESALGSIRAIKAFSLESRIMHKYSSYLGNSRAIGAKKSPIYGVMFGWQYFIVYAGMALAFWQGIAMIARKEVDGVGTVFTVLFSVIIASTSINGIAPHIMAFSRAATSASELFALIDRHSEINPFDETGKVPDTVSGHIDIRGLTFSYPTRPDTRVLQDYSLSIPAGKVTALVGTSGSGKSTIIGLLERWYDPASGSIHLDGTNIRDLSLGWLRTTMRLVQQEPVLFNGTVFENIINGLVGTPWETASKEDQMERVRQAAKIAFADEFITNLTEGYDTRIGERGGLLSGGQKQRIAIARSVISEPKILLLDEATSALDPHAEGIVQQALDSASKDRTTVVIAHKLATIRNADNIVVMSKGRIVEQGKHDELVALNGTYAKLVKAQDLSIKEKSSHDNSSEDDSTEAAEPVQSLAKYDTEVAQRLTSFKNMEDFKLYKQTGLVHTIGKLIRSTPELRMWYGTVFIVCILGAAVYPGQTLLLSKVMDVFSSPDMVKSGEFVALMYFVMSIGTIIVYFIMGWATNIIAQTLSQKVRKGLLGGMLKQDLRFFDRAENTVGALNSRIDSMAQAVLELMGFNVALVFLSFFNVVASSILAIAISWKLGLVGVFAGMPPLLGAGFARIRIETKLDSKVDEKFSKSASLASETDNAIRTVSSLAIEKSVIRRYTGELDNAISSSTMPLFNMMIWFALTQSIEFFILALGFWWGSKLVSQGEVSFSQFIVSFMGVFFSGQAAGMIFSFSSSFTKANAAANYYFWLTSLEPTIQDTDDNQEKGPSNGCSSIDFENVQFSYPLAPDSRVLKGVSLTIDCGQFVAFVGASGCGKSTMISLLERFYDPTSGAITIDNSAPLTAISPRLYRNKLALVQQEPTLFPGSIRENIAAGIDIGPEEQVDDAVIEEACRAANAWDFVSSLPEGLNTPCGQGGNQLSGGQRQRIAIARALVRNPSVILLDEATSALDTESEKVVQKALMEAAATGDRITIAVAHRLSTVRDANRICVFYGGRIVESGTHNELIEQGGMYKKMCEAQSLDRAA, from the exons ATGGCAGCTCTCGACTCAGGGCTCGAGACTAAGATCCTCCAGATCAACGCAGAGGCAGGAACCTATGCCGAAAGCGCTCTTGGAAGCATTCGCGCTATCAAAGCCTTCAGCCTTGAATCCCGCATCATGCACAAGTACAGCTCCTACCTTGGCAACTCTCGTGCCATTGGGGCGAAGAAAAGTCCCATCTACGGTGTCATGTTCGGCTGGCAGTACTTCATTGTCTACGCAGGCATGGCCTTGGCGTTTTGGCAAGGAATCGCCATGATAGCCCGCAAGGAGGTGGACGGTGTTGGCACAGTATTCAC AGTTCTCTTCTCGGTCATTATCGCCTCAACATCCATCAACGGTATCGCTCCTCACATAATGGCGTTCAGTCGCGCGGCAACATCTGCTTCCGAACTTTTCGCCTTGATCGACAGGCACTCCGAGATCAACCCCTTCGACGAAACCGGCAAGGTCCCTGACACCGTATCCGGCCACATCGACATTCGAGGGCTTACCTTCAGCTATCCTACACGACCCGACACTCGAGTTCTGCAAGATTACTCTCTCAGCATTCCCGCTGGCAAGGTCACAGCTCTCGTG GGAACCAGTGGCTCTGGTAAAAGCACCATTATCGGCCTCCTGGAGAGATGGTATGACCCCGCCTCCGGTTCTATTCACCTCGATGGAACCAATATCCGTGACTTGAGTCTCGGCTGGCTACGCACCACTATGAGACTAGTTCAACAG GAACCTGTTCTCTTCAACGGCACGGTCTTTGAGAACATTATCAATGGTCTAGTTGGAACTCCTTGGGAGACGGCTTCGAAAGAAGACCAGATGGAGCGCGTGAGACAAGCTGCTAAGATTGCGTTCGCTGATGAGTTCATCACCAACCTCACCGAAGGCTACGACACACGCATCGGCGAGCGAGGTGGGTTATTGTCTGGCGGCCAAAAGCAACGCATTGCTATCGCTCGAAGTGTCATCTCTGAGCCAAAGATTCTTCTGCTCGACGAAGCGACGAGTGCCCTGGACCCTCACGCCGAAGGCATTGTACAACAAGCCCTAGACAGCGCCTCGAAAGACCGGACGACAGTGGTCATTGCCCACAAGCTTGCCACAATTCGCAACGCAGACAACATCGTGGTCATGTCCAAAGGAAGGATTGTTGAGCAAGGAAAGCATGATGAGTTGGTAGCACTCAATGGAACCTACGCGAAGCTGGTCAAGGCTCAAGACCTGTCCATCAAGGAGAAGAGCAGCCATGATAATAGCTCTGAGGACGACTCGACCGAGGCGGCTGAGCCTGTTCAATCGCTCGCCAAGTACGACACCGAAGTCGCCCAGCGTCTCACTTCGTTCAAGAACATGGAAGACTTCAAACTCTACAAGCAGACTGGATTGGTCCACACAATCGGTAAACTGATTCGTTCAACTCCGGAGCTTAGGATGTGGTACGGAACGGTTTTCATCGTGTGTATACTGGGAG CTGCTGTTTACCCTGGACAGACGCTTCTGTTGTCCAAGGTCATGGATGTCTTCTCGTCGCCGGATATGGTCAAGAGCGGTGAATTTGTTGCCTTGATGTACTTCGTCATGTCAATCGGCACCATCATTGTGTATTTCATCATGGGATGGGCGACGAACATTATTGCTCAG ACCCTCAGCCAGAAAGTCCGCAAAGGTCTCCTGGGCGGTATGCTCAAGCAAGATCTTCGCTTTTTCGACAGAGCAGAGAACACGGTCGGCGCGCTCAACAGTCGCATCGACTCAATGGCCCAAGCTGTGCTCGAACTGATGGGCTTCAATGTCGCCCTCGTCTTTCTTTCCTTTTTCAACGTGGTCGCTAGCAGCATCCTTGCTATCGCAATCTCCTGGAAGCTCGGCCTTGTCGGTGTCTTCGCCGGTATGCCTCCGCTGCTTGGTGCAGGCTTTGCTCGTATCCGCATCGAGACAAAGCTAGACTCCAAGGTGGACGAGAAGTTTTCGAAGAGTGCCTCTCTAGCATCCGAAACTGACAATGCAATCCGAACGGTCTCATCGCTAGCGATAGAGAAAAGTGTCATCAGGAGATACACCGGCGAGCTGGACAACGCCATCTCCAGCTCGACCATGCCTCTCTTCAACATGATGATCTGGTTCGCCCTTACTCAATCCATTGAGTTTTTTATCCTGGCGCTTGGCTTTTG GTGGGGATCTAAACTCGTTTCTCAGGGAGAGGTCTCATTCTCTCAATTCATTGTTTCCTTCATGGGTGTCTTCTTTTCAGGACAAGCCGCAGGCATGATCTTCAGCTTTTCCAGCA GCTTCACCAAAGCAAACGCTGCTGCAAACTACTACTTCTGGCTCACGAGTCTTGAGCCAACGATCCAGGACACAGATGACAACCAGGAGAAGGGCCCATCGAATGGCTGTAGCTCCATTGACTTTGAAAACGTCCAGTTTTCATACCCCTTGGCCCCAGACAGCCGCGTCCTCAAGGGTGTTTCTCTCACA ATCGATTGCGGCCAATTTGTGGCATTTGTGGGTGCTTCCGGTTGCGGCAAAAGTACAATGATCTCACTACTCGAACGCTTCTATGACCCAACCAGCGGGGCCATCACCATCGACAACTCCGCTCCCCTCACGGCCATCTCTCCTCGCCTCTATCGCAACAAACTCGCTTTAGTCCAACAAGAACCCACCCTCTTCCCCGGCAGCATTCGGGAGAACATCGCAGCCGGAATCGATATTGGTCCTGAAGAGCAAGTCGACGATGCCGTAATTGAAGAAGCATGTCGGGCTGCCAACGCATGGGACTTTGTGAGCTCCCTTCCCGAAGGTCTCAACACGCCGTGTGGTCAAGGAGGCAACCAGCTTTCAGGAGGACAGAGACAACGCATCGCTATCGCTAGAGCGCTGGTCAGGAATCCCAGCGTCATTCTACTGGATGAAGCCACCAGTGCCTTGGACACGGAGTCGGAGAAGGTGGTTCAAAAGGCTTTGATGGAGGCAGCCGCAACGGGGGATCGCATCACCATCGCGGTGGCGCACCGCCTCTCGACGGTCCGTGATGCCAACCGGATTTGCGTCTTCTACGGCGGGCGCATTGTGGAATCGGGTACCCATAATGAACTGATTGAGCAGGGAGGCATGTACAAAAAGATGTGTGAGGCCCAGAGTCTGGATAGAGCGGCTTAG
- a CDS encoding isoflavone reductase, translating into MSIKTVAVVGASGLVGLRVVKALLEKGFEVTAISREASTATFPSGVAVRKADLSSVESLTAAFAGQDAVISAISTVAVIVPGSQDPLIDAAIAAGVKRFIPSEYGLNTRTLEGEILGDWLKSKTAAVDYLIKKAEANPSFTWTGIGTSLFFDWSITRGIYGISLENKSITIFDSGNQKVSTTSLAFLAEGIVAVLQHPAETANKYINIVEFEVTQNQLHKLFEEETGSKFTVEHKTADEAEKEGKEKLKAGGRFPFEEFLQKYWFGDVPGHTIKEEDKSNKILELPQSDLREVVRGYIKEHST; encoded by the exons ATGTCCATCAAAACAGTTGCCGTCGTTGGT GCATCCGGCCTCGTTGGTCTGCGAGTCGTCAAAGCCCTCCTAGAAAAGGGATTTGAAGTAACCGCCATCTCCCGTGAAGCTTCCACCGCAACATTCCCGTCTGGGGTCGCCGTCCGCAAGGCAGACCTTTCGTCTGTTGAATCCCTCACGGCCGCCTTTGCCGGTCAGGATGCCGTCATCTCTGCCATCTCCACTGTCGCTGTCATCGTTCCCGGTTCACAAGACCCGCTCATCGATGCGGCGATCGCTGCTGGCGTGAAGCGCTTCATCCCGTCTGAGTATGGCCTCAACACACGCACCTTGGAGGGTGAGATTCTTGGCGACTGGCTCAAGTCCAAGACGGCCGCTGTCGACTACTTGATCAAGAAGGCGGAGGCTAACCCAAGCTTTACCTGGACTGGTATTGGAACAAGTCTTTTCTTCGACTGG AGCATCACCCGAGGAATCTACGGCATTTCACTCGAAAACAAGAGCATCACAATCTTCGACTCCGGAAACCAAAAGGTCTCGACGACGTCGCTTGCTTTCCTCGCTGAGGGCATTGTCGCGGTGCTGCAACACCCCGCCGAAACCGCCAACAAGTACATCAACATTGTCGAATTCGAAGTCACACAGAACCAGCTCCACAAGCTCTTTGAGGAGGAGACGGGGTCAAAGTTCACGGTCGAGCATAAGACTGCCGATGAGGCAGAGAAGGAGGGCAAGGAGAAGCTCAAGGCTGGGGGACGTTTCCCCTTTGAGGAGTTTTTGCAAAAGTACTGGTTTGGCGACGTACCCGGCCACACTATCAAGGAGGAAGATAAGTCAAACAAGATTCTGGAACTTCCCCAAAGTGACTTGCGGGAGGTTGTCAGGGGATACATCAAGGAGCACAGCACATAG
- a CDS encoding major facilitator superfamily transporter: MNDDRSLCAHYLTGEEFWGIIILDRIHSIKSPLEVPSQSAFYARCDRQILPPVLVLVRKIEFLEWARQSEQPLPVPPPLLIFSESLWLTCSGRLPIVKSNLMNGNDGKAGLSRALSEKVLFGPASMATTVTLNLNNTTDSDDCTSFLHYHLNLVTTISSSQRPVPKTHDQWSMENGRNMVRSGPTHFGRLSNPLHSGQHNPGLCPSGDPTRAADQSRFRQHILNVVGHPSERRWEELFIPKEEFETVLFRCHTEAPHLIFGLNQYKTIGSSWAFDNAIFCLDERKKTWLGSILPTAEPRFSTETLHCPIDANSHTPFQSLKLSFVLYFSTMASTSNESPRDQEKDASTREAAIDTSVIATDNTSSNDSPPTSSSQASPTAEKSTTTPAGPPDGGLQAWLHILGSFFIYFNTWGKQDRSLGSRFTRCNHRLISSFGAFQAYYQSDLLKNNTAFEISTIGSLQNFLMVFLGFIIGPIYDLGYSRYLLVVVGSILVLIGLILQAFCQNLWQFLLCQGLIIGLGTGCLSTLGVALPSQWFSTRLALANGIAANGSGVGGLVLPAMFRAIQPKIGFRWTVLVFALIALVTLGVANLVIKTSKLKIPLKRRPLVDKSVFHDLPFLLFLGACCLLFLGMYTPYVYVQSYALENHMASENVALYLLSMLNGASIVGRIIPNFFAPYIGIMNMIASAVFVMSIAAFCFAATNSQASLIAVTMVYGFFSGTFFGLQPTTFVKLTADKSYMGTRFGMAFTVMSVALLFGSPIAGALSRSHGYLSGWIWSGCCLAASGVTICISRGFAGGWKLNKAV; this comes from the exons ATGAACGATGACAGGTCGCTTTGCGCTCATTATCTCACTGGCGAGGAATTTTGGGGAATAATTATTCTAGACCGAATTCATTCCATCAAGAGTCCTCTCGAAGTGCCCAGTCAATCTGCATTCTATGC CCGTTGCGATCGTCAAATATTGCCGCCAGTTCTTGTTTTAGTGCGCAAGATTGAGTTCTTGGAATGGGCGCGTCAA TCAGAACAGCCATTACCAGTCCCTCCTCCCCTATTGATTTTTTCTGAAAGCCTTTGGTTGACTTGCTCTGGTCGTCTTCCTATTGTTAAATCAAATTTGATGAATGGAAATGACGGTAAGGCAGGGCTGAGCAGAGCACTTTCAGAAAAGGTGTTATTTGGCCCAGCTTCCATGGCAACCACGGTTACTTTGAACCTAAACAACACGACGGATAGTGATGACTGTACGTCATTTCTTCACTACCATCTCAATTTGGTTACGACAATCTCGAGCAGTCAACGGCCAGTGCCGAAAACGCACGACCAATGGTCAATGGAGAACGGCCGAAACATGGTCAGATCCGGCCCCA CCCATTTTGGCAGGTTGTCAAACCCGTTGCATTCTGGCCAGCATAACCCTGGACTCTGCCCCAGTGGCGACCCGACGCGCGCGGCAGATCA GTCTCGCTTTCGCCAGCACATTCTCAATGTTGTTGGCCATCCATCTGAGAGAAGATGGGAGGA ATTATTCATTCCCAAGGAAGAATTCGAGACGGTTTTGTTCCGATGCCATACCGAGGCGCCACATCTAATATT TGGGTTGAATCAATACAAGACCATCGGCTCATCTT GGGCCTTTGACAACGCAATTTTTTGCTTAGATGAGCGTAAGAAGACGTGGCTCGGGAGTATTTTGCCTACAGCCGAACCGCGTTTCTCGACTGAGACCCTGCATTGTCCAATTGATGCTAACTCACACACCCCCTTTCAATCACTTAAACTTTCTTTCGTTCTCTACTTT TCGACCATGGCTTCAACTTCGAATGAGAGTCCAAGGGACCAGGAGAAGGACGCCAGCACACGCGAGGCCGCGATAGATACCTCCGTTATTGCGACAGACAACACAAGCAGTAACGACAGCCCTCCGACATCATCGTCTCAAGCATCACCTACTGCAGAGAAGTCAACAACAACCCCTGCTGGACCTCCAGACGGTGGTTTGCAAGCATGGCTCCACATCCTTGGGTCTTTCTTCATCTACTTTAACACATGGGGTAAGCAAGATCGATCTTTGGGCTCGCGTTTTACGCGATGCAACCATC GTCTCATCTCGAGCTTCGGCGCCTTTCAGGCCTACTACCAGTCTGATCTCCTGAAAAACAACACTGCCTTTGAGATCTCGACAATTGGTTCCCTGCAGAACTTCCTTATGGTCTTCTTGGGTTTCATCATCGGCCCAATTTACGACCTGGGCTACTCACGATACCTGCTGGTGGTAGTAGGATCTATCCTGGTGCTGATCGGGCTTATCCTCCAAGCCTTCTGCCAGAACCTGTGGCAGTTCCTACTCTGCCAGGGTCTCATCATCGGCCTGGGAACCGGATGTCTGTCTACGCTAGGCGTCGCACTCCCATCGCAATGGTTCTCTACTAGGCTCGCGCTTGCCAATGGCATCGCGGCCAACGGTAGCGGTGTTGGGGG TCTCGTCCTACCAGCAATGTTCCGAGCAATCCAACCTAAGATCGGCTTCCGATGGACAGTCCTCGTCTTCGCGCTCATCGCGCTTGTGACGCTCGGCGTAGCCAACCTCGTCATCAAGACATCGAAGCTCAAGATCCCTCTCAAGCGGCGACCGCTCGTCGACAAGTCCGTCTTCCACGACCTCCCGTTCCTTCTCTTCCTCGGCGCCTGCTGTCTGCTCTTCCTGGGCATGTACACGCCGTACGTCTATGTGCAGAGCTACGCCCTCGAGAACCACATGGCCAGCGAGAATGTCGCGCTCTACCTCCTCTCGATGCTCAACGGCGCCTCTATTGTTGGGCGCATCATCCCCAACTTCTTTGCACCCTACATTGGCATCATGAACATGATTGCTAGCGCCGTCTTCGTCATGTCGATTGCCGCCTTCTGCTTCGCGGCGACGAACAGCCAGGCTTCACTCATTGCCGTCACTATGGTGTATGGCTTCTTCAGCGGAACATTCTTCGGCTTGCAGCCGACTACGTTCGTCAAGCTTACAGCTGACAAAAGTTACATGGGCACCAGATTTGGCATGGCATTTACTGTCATGTCGGTGGCACTCCTGTTCGGATCGCCCATTGCTGGTGCGCTGTCCAGGTCGCATGGATATTTGAGCGGTTGGATCTGGTCGGGATGTTGCCTTGCGGCTAGCGGTGTCACGATTTGCATTTCGCGCGGGTTTGCTGGTGGCTGGAAGCTGAACAAGGCGGTTTGA